In Brettanomyces bruxellensis chromosome 8, complete sequence, a genomic segment contains:
- a CDS encoding uncharacterized protein (BUSCO:EOG09261IEH), whose product MSSAVPYEPDDFDNNPFSEQGVIPPASNLVQSSSSQSPLEHSERDNDTGDIKSNESPNKTQSDLDKVANKLFRDFPNEQDLKKYIPERLNRKSFNICVKIQEVEKNGNITYKNPVLRFNASVKNIPGFRRSLYRDVRRTYKEIQGLYKYLIFNNIEVFVPALPSITIAYKAMSPEFLSTVSRSTQEWFDRVCSNPILIRNQEFILFFEQNDFSYTPSKTKPSSNSVMATGIRRKTLKQLQPPYDACEELAEYRPMIKSIHIESEKLTSKMDDILRLEKQLCVLDSDFYSDISKLSPLNDDKQIGKVWNKFNKVMQVFTEMNLVSVVGFDSAISNTFKLISDDCYNIKESLTNRHLLMRELINAEEITKKKHGVITRLKSKSIIDPIKIDEAIRSLEMANNYEKEIRYEVKRTTYEMLIESRDYTEYFTQTLKRLLKSLAKQQIRQERKKLHLLTSNRIINPKESLGRLGRESYPEGTAKSSQNFLSDDSWTSRSRKIADSPIQNSNGSKNRSRAGLDELSNVDAKNAASLLASSSF is encoded by the coding sequence ATGTCATCTGCGGTACCATATGAACCGGATGATTTTGATAACAATCCGTTTTCAGAGCAAGGTGTGATTCCACCTGCATCCAATTTGGTTCAGTCATCGTCTTCTCAATCACCCTTAGAACACTCAGAGCGTGATAACGACACAGGTGATATTAAATCTAATGAGTCCCCGAACAAAACACAGAGTGACTTGGATAAAGTAGCCAACAAACTGTTCAGAGATTTTCCTAACGAACAGGACCTCAAAAAATACATTCCAGAGAGATTAAACAGGAAGTCGTTCAACATTTGCGTAAAAATTCAGGAGgttgaaaagaatggaaaCATAACATACAAAAACCCGGTCTTACGATTTAACGCAAGTGTGAAAAACATACCTGGATTTAGAAGGAGCCTTTATAGAGATGTGAGGAGAACATACAAAGAGATTCAAGGCCTTTACAAATATCTGATCTTCAATAACATTGAAGTTTTTGTGCCTGCATTACCATCAATAACAATCGCGTACAAGGCAATGTCTCCGGAATTTTTGAGTACAGTTTCTAGAAGCACTCAGGAGTGGTTTGATAGAGTGTGCTCCAATCCGATTTTGATAAGAAACCAGGAGTTCATTTTGTTCTTTGAGCAAAATGATTTCAGTTATACCCCTTCAAAAACGAAGCCATCCAGCAATTCTGTCATGGCTACtggaataagaagaaaaacttTGAAACAATTACAGCCACCGTATGATGCATGCGAAGAACTTGCTGAATACCGGCCGATGATTAAATCAATTCATATAGAATCGGAGAAACTGACCTCAAAAATGGATGATATTCTGAGACTTGAGAAACAACTATGCGTTCTTGATTCAGATTTTTATTCGGATATATCTAAGCTGTCCCCTTTGAATGATGACAAGCAAATTGGGAAGGTCTGGAATAAGTTTAACAAGGTGATGCAAGTGTTTACTGAAATGAATTTAGTTTCTGTTGTTGGATTCGATTCCGCCATTTCCAATACGTTCAAACTTATATCGGATGATTGTTACAACATAAAAGAATCCTTGACAAATCGTCATCTGTTAATGAGAGAACTAATTAATGCAGAAGAAATaacgaagaagaaacaTGGCGTTATCACTAGACTAAAGTCAAAGTCCATCATAGATCCGATCAAAATTGATGAGGCAATCAGGTCTTTGGAGATGGCCAACAACtatgaaaaggaaatacgATATGAGGTTAAAAGGACAACTTATGAAATGCTTATAGAATCAAGAGACTATACAGAGTATTTCACCCAAACACTGAAAAGGCTTTTGAAATCGCTTGCAAAGCAACAAATCCGGCAGGAACGGAAGAAGCTTCATCTTCTAACATCAAATAGGATTATCAACCCCAAGGAATCATTAGGCAGATTGGGCAGAGAATCATATCCGGAGGGAACTGCGAAAAGCTCACAAAATTTCCTTTCCGATGATTCCTGGACTTCCAGGTCCAGAAAAATTGCAGATAGCCCTATTCAAAATTCCAATGGTTCCAAAAACAGGAGTCGGGCAGGACTTGATGAGCTGTCAAATGTTGATGCAAAAAATGCTGCAAGTCTTTTGGCCAGTTCTtccttttga